CTTCCAGCCGGCCTGGGCGAACAGGTCGAGGGCCTGGCGCAGGGCCGCGCGGCTGATGCCGCTGCCGTCGGTGTGGCTGACCTGGTAGGGCTGGGTGAACAGTTTTTCGGGCAGTTGGTCGCGGAACGGCTTGAGCAGCAGCCACTCCTTGCCGGTGGGCAGGCCGCTGGCGGTGAACTCGCTGTTGGGGTAGTAGCTGGTGGCGCGCCGGTAGGCGCCGTTGAACAGGGCGCGGTTGGTCCATTCGAAGTCGAGCATCAGGCCCAGCGCCTGGCGTACCCGTGGGTCGCTGAAGGCGGCGCGGCGGCTGTTCATGAACAGGCCTTGGGTCTGCGTGGGGATCTGGTGCGGGATCTGCGCCTTGATCACCTCGCCCCGGCGCACGGCGGGGAAGGTGTAGCCGTTGGCCCAGTTCTTCGCCTGGTGTTCGATATAGATGTCGAATTCGCCGGCCTTGAACGCTTCGAAAGCCACGGTGGCGTCACGGTAGAACTCGTATTCGACGCGCTTGAAGTTGTACTTGCCGCGGTTCACGGCCAGGTCCTTGCCCCAGTAGTCCTTCACCCGCTCGAACACCAGGCGCCGGCCCGGTTGCACCTCGGTGATGCGGTAGGGGCCGCTGCCCAAGGGCGGGTCGAAGGTGGTGGCCTTGAAGTCGCGCTTTTCCCAGTAGTGCTTGGGCAGCACCGGCATTTCGCCCAGGCGCAGGATCAGCAGCGGGTTGCCGGCGCGCTTGAACACGAAGCGGATGCGCAGCGGGCCGAGGATGTCGACCCGGGCCACTTCCTGCAGGTTGGTGCGGTAGATCGGGTGGCCGTCCTTGAGCAGGGTGCGGTAGCTGAAGGCGACGTCGGCGGCGGTAATCGGCACGCCGTCGTGGAAGCGTGCCTCGGGGCGCAGGTTGAACACCACCCAGCTGCGGTCCTCGCTGTACTCGACGGAGCGGGCGATCAGGCCGTAGCTGGAGGTGGGTTCGTCGCCGGAGGGGTCGTACATGCCGGTGCCGACCATCAGCGGCTCGTTGAGCTCGTTGATGCCGTACTGCAGGAAGTTGGGCGTGGTGACCGGGCTCGAGCCCTTGAAGGTATAGGGGTTGAGCGTGTCGAAGGTGCCGAAGGCCATGGCCCGCAAGGTGCCGCCTTTCGGGGCTTGCGGGTTGACCCAG
This window of the Pseudomonas mosselii genome carries:
- a CDS encoding extracellular solute-binding protein, yielding MVSESHGYAQFGTLKYPASFTHFDWVNPQAPKGGTLRAMAFGTFDTLNPYTFKGSSPVTTPNFLQYGINELNEPLMVGTGMYDPSGDEPTSSYGLIARSVEYSEDRSWVVFNLRPEARFHDGVPITAADVAFSYRTLLKDGHPIYRTNLQEVARVDILGPLRIRFVFKRAGNPLLILRLGEMPVLPKHYWEKRDFKATTFDPPLGSGPYRITEVQPGRRLVFERVKDYWGKDLAVNRGKYNFKRVEYEFYRDATVAFEAFKAGEFDIYIEHQAKNWANGYTFPAVRRGEVIKAQIPHQIPTQTQGLFMNSRRAAFSDPRVRQALGLMLDFEWTNRALFNGAYRRATSYYPNSEFTASGLPTGKEWLLLKPFRDQLPEKLFTQPYQVSHTDGSGISRAALRQALDLFAQAGWKLNGQRLVDGKGQPFRMELLLVNPNLERILQPYVENLASIGIDARLRTVDRAQYKQRLDQFDFDMILMTLNQTLSPGLEQWLYFHSSQAAVKGSKNYAGVKDPVVDHLLDTLLAARSRDDQIAAARALDRVLSWQYYMIPNWYLDNHRLAYRNRFAFVTTPPYTLGLNSWWIKKTSEKAK